One region of Citrus sinensis cultivar Valencia sweet orange chromosome 6, DVS_A1.0, whole genome shotgun sequence genomic DNA includes:
- the LOC102629300 gene encoding uncharacterized protein LOC102629300 isoform X1, producing MHIEKNICDSLLGTLLNIEGKTKDTNKARLDLEILDIRKELHLQLGGNKYIKPPACYTLTSDERKQFCKFLKLVKLPEGYASNVSRCVNVNDGKLSGLKSHDCHVLLQRLIPIGIRAFLPNDVCTALVELCKFFQDLCAKTLKVSDLDKLEKGIFLVLCKLERIFPLAFFDVMVHLPVHLPCEAKIVGPVGYSWMYPIERFLGFLKNFVKNKAHPESSIAEAYIVNESMTFCSMYLCDIETKFNHDGHINDETQEGQNNNGLSVFAQKACPFGGKSFLELSQQQHEAAHWYILNNCEELQPYLNEHFNQLKMESNANLLQRQQKHFPKWFKERIAWLLEGIRPLPILFLHLLTHLLMSYQKLV from the exons ATGCACATAGAGAAGAATATATGTGATAGTCTTTTGGGTACTTTATTAAATATAGAGGGAAAGACAAAAGACACAAACAAGGCCCGTTTAGACTTGGAAATCCTGGATATTAGAAAGGAATTACACTTGCAGCTTGgaggaaataaatatattaaacctCCAGCATGTTATACTTTGACAAGTGATGAGAGAAAACAATTTTGTAAGTTCTTGAAGTTGGTGAAATTACCTGAAGGCTACGCATCCAATGTCAGCAGATGTGTCAATGTAAATGATGGTAAATTATCTGGCTTAAAAAGTCATGACTGTCATGTTTTATTACAGCGACTTATTCCAATAGGCATACGTGCATTTTTGCCGAATGATGTATGTACTGCCTTAGTAGAGCTGTGTAAATTTTTTCAAGATTTATGTGCAAAGACCTTAAAAGTTTCAGATCTGGACAAACTAGAAAAAGGGATTTTCCTAGTTCTTTGTAAGCTTGAAAGGATCTTCCCCTTAGCATTTTTTGATGTGATGGTTCATTTGCCGGTTCATTTGCCTTGTGAAGCCAAAATTGTCGGCCCAGTTGGTTACAGTTGGATGTACCCTATTGAAAG atttttgggttttttgaagaattttgtgaaaaataaagCTCATCCGGAAAGTTCAATAGCTGAGGCTTATATTGTAAATGAGTCTATGACATTTTGCTCAATGTATCTTTGTGATATTGAAACAAAGTTTAATCATGATGGGCATATTAATGATGAAACTCAAGAGGGGCAAAATAATAATGGACTATCAGTTTTTGCTCAAAAGGCTTGCCCATTTGGGGGAAAAAGTTTTCTCGAACTATCTCAACAACAACATGAAGCAGCACATTGGTATATCTTAAATAACTGCGAAGAATTACAACCATACTTGAA TGAACACTTTAACCAATTGAAGATGGAAAGTAATGCTAATTTATTACAAAGGCAACAGAAGCACTTTCCTAAGTGGTTTAAAGAGCGT ATTGCATGGCTCCTGGAAGGCATCAGACCATTGCCAATATTATTCCTCCATCTTCTAACTCATCTTCTAATGTCCTACCAGAAG TTAGTTTAA
- the LOC102629300 gene encoding uncharacterized protein LOC102629300 isoform X3 — protein sequence MSMPHILNYVNSSMAKRYSDHRYNCHKHFKKYATPSEARQHAYRKNSQQDWAWLCNHFESDEFKERARKNVGNRKKLKYNHRGGSLSFLGHREKKRKATGEQPNEIELFYITHFSIKKGWSNAEAQHDYEKMKEMEQEPVAEDGTPLSPKEIVELVVGKNFKGFGFRPTLPTFGSRTSSQVENEMRGIIDSQAKELESTRNELESTRTELGKTCDELKKCQTELTDTRAIVDKQQEHMNKQQERLDRIEKFLFTAP from the exons atGTCAATGCCACACATACTCAACTATGTGAATAGTTCTATGGCTAAGCGATATTCAGATCATAGATATAATTGTCACAAACACTTCAAAAAGTATGCAACACCATCTGAAGCACGTCAACATGCATATAGAAAGAACTCTCAACAAGATTGGGCTTGGTTATGTAATCACTTTGAGAGTGACGAGTTCAAG GAAAGAGCAAGAAAAAATGTTGGTAATCGCAAAAAACTCAAGTACAATCACCGAGGTGGATCATTGTCATTTCTTGGCCATCgtgaaaaaaaa AGGAAAGCCACTGGAGAGCAACCTAATGAGATTGAACTCTTTTATATCACACATTTTAGCATCAAGAAAGGTTGGAGCAATGCAGAAGCACAACATGACTAT gaaaagatgaaagaaatggaACAAGAACCTGTTGCTGAAGATGGTACACCTTTGTCACCTAAAGAAATTGTTGAACTTGTTGTTGGCAAGAACTTTAAAGGCTTTGGATTTAGGCCTACACTACCTACTTTTGGATCTAGAACATCATCACAAGTAGAAAATGAAATGCGAGGGATCATTGATAGTCAAGCAAAAGAGTTAGAGAGCACGCGTAATGAATTAGAAAGTACTCGCACTGAGTTGGGTAAGACGTGTGATGAGTTGAAAAAATGCCAAACTGAATTAACCGATACACGTGCAATAGTTGATAAGCAACAGGAGCACATGAATAAGCAACAAGAGCGCTTGGATCGTATTGAGAAATTCTTGTTCACTGCCCCTTAA
- the LOC102630055 gene encoding ABC transporter G family member 20-like produces MANLKMSPTTSIADDNLLFNSLSFDNLSYRVQVSKQLQLPFFWKAKFAGSQEPNTKLLLDNISGQAREGEIMAILGASGAGKTTLMDALAGRIEKESLQGAVTLNGEVLESKLLKIISAYVMQDDLLFPMLTVEETLMFAAEFRLPRSVTKTKKQERVEALISQLGLRSAAKTFIGDERHRGVSGGERRRVSIGIHIIHDPILLLLDEPTSGLDSTSAFMVVNVLQRIAKSGSIVIMSIHQPSYRILSLLDRLIILSHGQSVYNETPSNLAQFFAEFGHPVPENENKIEFALDLMRELEESSSDGITSLVEFNESWQVTKKNGNKVPENANVSLKDAIKASISKGKLVSAGETISDGSNLTSSVQTFANPFWIETIVISKRLLTNSRRMPELFGIRFGSVLVTGFILATLFWKLQDSPKGALKRLGFFAFAMTTIFYICAREIPALLQERDIFIRETSYNTYRHSSYVFAHSLVSMPPITTLSITFAVTTFWAVGLSGGFSGFLFFFITIFASFWAGSSFMAFIAGLVSHIIIGFTIVVAILGYFLLFCGFYIPRDEIPPYWIWFHYVSLVKYPFQGVLQNEFGDPSKCFVSGVQVFDDTPFEGLPFDTKIKLLENMSNVLGHNITSSTCVTTGMKLLEQKGVTDISKWKCFWITVAFGFLFRVLFYFTLLFGSKNKRR; encoded by the coding sequence ATGGCAAACCTTAAAATGTCACCTACAACATCAATTGCCGACGATAACCTCCTCTTCAATAGTCTTTCATTTGACAATTTATCATACAGGGTCCAAGTTAGCAAACAACTACAGCTTCCATTTTTTTGGAAGGCCAAATTTGCTGGCTCACAAGAGCCAAATACCAAACTTTTACTGGACAATATTTCTGGCCAAGCACGAGAAGGTGAAATAATGGCGATTCTAGGAGCTAGTGGCGCCGGTAAAACAACTCTGATGGACGCTCTTGCGGGCCgcatagagaaagagagctTGCAAGGGGCTGTGACTTTGAATGGAGAAGTTTTAGAGTCAAAGCTTCTGAAGATCATATCTGCTTATGTGATGCAAGATGATCTTTTGTTTCCAATGTTAACTGTAGAGGAGACCCTTATGTTCGCCGCGGAGTTCAGGCTTCCACGCTCTGTCACCAAGACCAAGAAACAAGAAAGAGTTGAAGCTCTGATTAGTCAACTCGGATTGCGAAGCGCAGCAAAGACTTTTATAGGTGATGAAAGACACAGAGGCGTATCAGGAGGAGAACGCAGGCGGGTTTCAATTGGAATCCATATAATTCATGACCCAATTCTCTTGCTCCTGGATGAACCCACATCTGGGCTTGATTCAACGAGTGCATTTATGGTTGTTAATGTCCTGCAGCGTATTGCAAAGAGTGGAAGCATCGTGATCATGTCTATACACCAGCCAAGTTACAGAATCTTGAGCTTGCTAGACCGTTTGATCATCCTCTCACATGGACAGAGTGTGTACAACGAAACACCGAGCAATCTTGCACAATTCTTTGCGGAATTTGGGCATCCGGTTCCTGAGAATGAGAACAAAATAGAGTTTGCTCTGGATTTGATGCGTGAGCTTGAAGAGAGCTCTTCAGATGGAATCACAAGCTTAGTTGAATTCAATGAGTCATGGCAGGTCACCAAAAAGAATGGAAATAAAGTCCCGGAAAACGCCAACGTTTCACTTAAAGATGCCATCAAGGCAAGCATTTCAAAAGGCAAACTAGTCTCTGCTGGCGAAACTATAAGTGATGGTTCAAATTTAACATCATCAGTTCAAACTTTTGCCAATCCTTTTTGGATTGAAACGATAGTTATTTCAAAAAGATTGCtcacaaactcaagaagaatgCCTGAATTATTTGGAATTCGCTTCGGGTCAGTTCTTGTCACTGGTTTTATCTTGGCCACACTTTTTTGGAAACTCCAAGATTCCCCAAAAGGGGCGCTAAAAAGATTAGGGTTTTTCGCATTTGCCATGACCACAATATTCTACATTTGTGCAAGAGAAATCCCTGCACTTCTTCAAGAACGAGACATATTCATTAGAGAAACTTCTTACAATACATACCGCCACTCGTCATATGTATTTGCTCATTCTCTCGTCTCAATGCCTCCCATTACCACCCTCTCTATCACCTTCGCGGTAACAACCTTTTGGGCTGTTGGCCTTTCCGGTGGGTTCTCTGggttcctcttcttcttcatcacaaTCTTTGCTTCATTTTGGGCTGGAAGTTCATTCATGGCATTCATTGCCGGACTTGTGTCCCATATTATCATTGGTTTCACCATTGTGGTTGCCATTTTAGGTTACTTTCTTCTCTTCTGTGGATTCTACATTCCTCGCGATGAAATTCCTCCGTATTGGATATGGTTTCATTACGTTTCTCTAGTGAAATATCCATTCCAAGGTGTTCtacaaaatgaatttggcGATCCCTCGAAATGCTTTGTTAGCGGGGTGCAGGTCTTTGATGACACACCATTCGAAGGTCTCCCTTTTGATACGAAGATCAAGTTATTAGAAAACATGAGTAATGTGTTGGGTCATAACATTACAAGCTCGACATGTGTGACCACTGGGATGAAATTACTGGAGCAGAAAGGGGTAACGGATATCAGCAAATGGAAATGTTTCTGGATCACCGTTGCCTTTGGCTTCTTATTTAGGGTTTTATTTTACTTCACTTTGTTGTTTGGgagcaaaaataaaaggagATGA
- the LOC102629300 gene encoding uncharacterized protein LOC102629300 isoform X2 has protein sequence MHIEKNICDSLLGTLLNIEGKTKDTNKARLDLEILDIRKELHLQLGGNKYIKPPACYTLTSDERKQFCKFLKLVKLPEGYASNVSRCVNVNDGKLSGLKSHDCHVLLQRLIPIGIRAFLPNDVCTALVELCKFFQDLCAKTLKVSDLDKLEKGIFLVLCKLERIFPLAFFDVMVHLPVHLPCEAKIVGPVGYSWMYPIERFLGFLKNFVKNKAHPESSIAEAYIVNESMTFCSMYLCDIETKFNHDGHINDETQEGQNNNGLSVFAQKACPFGGKSFLELSQQQHEAAHWYILNNCEELQPYLKLHGSWKASDHCQYYSSIF, from the exons ATGCACATAGAGAAGAATATATGTGATAGTCTTTTGGGTACTTTATTAAATATAGAGGGAAAGACAAAAGACACAAACAAGGCCCGTTTAGACTTGGAAATCCTGGATATTAGAAAGGAATTACACTTGCAGCTTGgaggaaataaatatattaaacctCCAGCATGTTATACTTTGACAAGTGATGAGAGAAAACAATTTTGTAAGTTCTTGAAGTTGGTGAAATTACCTGAAGGCTACGCATCCAATGTCAGCAGATGTGTCAATGTAAATGATGGTAAATTATCTGGCTTAAAAAGTCATGACTGTCATGTTTTATTACAGCGACTTATTCCAATAGGCATACGTGCATTTTTGCCGAATGATGTATGTACTGCCTTAGTAGAGCTGTGTAAATTTTTTCAAGATTTATGTGCAAAGACCTTAAAAGTTTCAGATCTGGACAAACTAGAAAAAGGGATTTTCCTAGTTCTTTGTAAGCTTGAAAGGATCTTCCCCTTAGCATTTTTTGATGTGATGGTTCATTTGCCGGTTCATTTGCCTTGTGAAGCCAAAATTGTCGGCCCAGTTGGTTACAGTTGGATGTACCCTATTGAAAG atttttgggttttttgaagaattttgtgaaaaataaagCTCATCCGGAAAGTTCAATAGCTGAGGCTTATATTGTAAATGAGTCTATGACATTTTGCTCAATGTATCTTTGTGATATTGAAACAAAGTTTAATCATGATGGGCATATTAATGATGAAACTCAAGAGGGGCAAAATAATAATGGACTATCAGTTTTTGCTCAAAAGGCTTGCCCATTTGGGGGAAAAAGTTTTCTCGAACTATCTCAACAACAACATGAAGCAGCACATTGGTATATCTTAAATAACTGCGAAGAATTACAACCATACTTGAA ATTGCATGGCTCCTGGAAGGCATCAGACCATTGCCAATATTATTCCTCCATCTTCTAA
- the LOC102630355 gene encoding uncharacterized protein LOC102630355 isoform X2, with amino-acid sequence MLILFATPILCFRAGEIMANAIALLSCNTVVLAAQQRPQRRAKKLKKPNTKQNNKNSTSTSSSVGFGIEKMEPLWRCVQGCGACCKLDKGPDFATPEEIFDDPSDVELYRSLIGPDGWCINYEKSTRKCSIYPERPYFCRVEPAVFQSLYGINKKKFNKEACK; translated from the exons atgctAATTTTGTTTGCCACCCCAATCCTCTGTTTTCGAGCAGGAGAAATAATGGCCAACGCCATAGCTCTGCTTTCTTGCAACACCGTTGTCTTAGCGGCTCAACAACGGCCACAGCGTAGAGCTAAGAAGCTGAAGAAGCccaacacaaaacaaaacaacaagAACAGCACCAGCACCAGCAGTAGCGTCGGGTTTGGTATCGAGAAAATGGAGCCTTTATGGCGGTGCGTCCAAGGTTGTGGTGCTTGCTGCAAGCTTGACAAGGGTCCTGATTTTGCCACCCCTGAGGAAATTTTTGATGACCCTTCTGATGTTGAG cTTTACAGAAGCTTAATAGGTCCAGATGGGTGGTGCATAAACTATGAGAAAAGCACACGCAAGTGCTCCATTTACCCTG aaCGTCCATATTTTTGCCGAGTGGAACCAGCTGTGTTTCAGTCACTGTATGGAATTAACAAGAAGAAGTTTAACAAGGAAGCTTGCAAGTGA
- the LOC102626703 gene encoding subtilisin-like protease: MAAILISLVYILSFSPTIAVTSNGIENDANGLQTYIVHVRKPKQEGNFSIKLDLDNWYRTFLPDNISKSIDAHHRSRMVYGYRNVISGFAARLTAEEVKAMETKSGFISARVENILEPQTTHSPNFLGLHQNSGFWKDSNLGKGVIIGVLDMGITPGHPSFSDEGMPPPPAKWKGKCELEGANCNNKIIGARNFLNKSEPPIDNDGHGTHTASTAAGNFVNGANLFGQANGTAAGMAPLAHLAIYKVCETDLGCPESIVNAAIDAAVEEGVDVLSISLGSPSLPFFADAMATAAFTATQKGILVSCSAGNSGPNSSTLANEAPWMLTVGASTIDRSIVALTQLGNQETYDGETIFQPKDFPSKQLPLVYPGVKNSSAAFCLPETLKSIDVKGKVVLCQRGGGTQRIRKGKDVKDAGGAAMILMNDELFDYGTVADNHVLPAVYVSYAAGERIKAYINSTSSPTASIVFKGTVIGKKSAPEVAVFSSRGPNKASPGILKPDIIGPGVSILAAWPFSEENITNTKSTFTMISGTSMSCPHLSGIAALLKSAHPDWSPAAIKSAIMTTADIVNLEGKPIMNHHLLPADLFAVGAGHVNPSKANDPGLVYDISHDDYVRYLCGKNYTDQQIEGIVDHDVQCSKVSSIAEAELNYPSFSVKLGSSPQTYNRTVTNVGQDNSFYTHHIIVPEGVKIIVQPDKISFTEKNQKATYSVTFIRDQISNASCVQGYLSWVSATHTVRSPIAIGFE; the protein is encoded by the coding sequence ATGGCTGCCATTTTAATTAGTCTCGTTTATATATTAAGTTTCTCCCCAACAATTGCGGTGACCAGCAATGGAATTGAGAATGATGCAAATGGCTTACAGACCTACATTGTTCACGTGCGAAAGCCAAAACAGGAGGGTAACTTTTCCATTAAATTAGACTTAGACAACTGGTATCGGACATTCTTGCCTGATAACATCTCAAAATCAATTGATGCTCATCATCGATCACGGATGGTGTACGGCTACAGGAATGTGATTTCAGGTTTTGCTGCGAGGTTGACAGCAGAGGAAGTAAAGGCCATGGAAACAAAGAGTGGTTTTATATCAGCCCGTGTTGAGAATATATTAGAACCACAGACCACGCACAGTCCTAACTTCTTGGGCTTGCATCAGAATTCAGGATTTTGGAAAGATTCAAATCTCGGAAAAGGAGTTATTATTGGAGTTTTGGACATGGGAATAACACCTGGTCACCCTTCATTTAGTGATGAAGGCATGCCTCCACCGCCTGCAAAGTGGAAAGGCAAATGTGAACTTGAAGGGGCGAATtgtaataacaaaataattggGGCAAGAAATTTCCTTAACAAAAGTGAGCCACCAATAGATAATGACGGGCATGGAACTCACACCGCAAGCACGGCCGCTGGGAATTTTGTGAATGGTGCCAATCTGTTTGGTCAGGCCAACGGCACCGCAGCAGGCATGGCACCTTTAGCTCACTTGGCAATATATAAAGTCTGTGAAACAGACCTTGGCTGTCCTGAAAGTATAGTTAATGCTGCAATTGACGCTGCTGTGGAAGAAGGTGTTGACGTGCTCTCGATTTCACTGGGATCTCCTTCCTTGCCATTCTTTGCTGATGCAATGGCAACAGCAGCATTTACTGCTACTCAGAAAGGAATTCTTGTGAGTTGTTCGGCAGGTAATTCGGGACCAAATTCCAGTACATTAGCTAATGAGGCTCCATGGATGCTTACAGTTGGAGCAAGCACCATTGACAGAAGCATAGTTGCATTGACACAGCTAGGAAATCAAGAAACTTATGACGGTGAAACCATTTTCCAGCCGAAAGATTTCCCCTCTAAGCAATTGCCTCTTGTTTATCCTGGCGTGAAGAATTCTTCAGCAGCATTCTGCTTACCCGAAACTCTAAAAAGTATTGATGTCAAAGGCAAAGTAGTGCTATGCCAGAGAGGCGGAGGTACACAAAGAATTCGAAAGGGAAAGGATGTCAAGGATGCTGGTGGTGCTGCCATGATTTTAATGAATGAcgaattatttgattatggTACTGTAGCCGATAATCATGTACTTCCAGCAGTGTATGTAAGTTATGCTGCGGGGGAGAGAATTAAAGCCTATATAAATTCAACGTCATCACCAACTGCTTCAATTGTATTTAAAGGAACTGTAATCGGCAAGAAATCTGCTCCTGAAGTTGCCGTTTTCTCCTCAAGGGGACCTAACAAAGCAAGCCCTGGAATCTTAAAGCCAGACATTATTGGACCCGGTGTGAGCATTCTAGCTGCATGGCCATTTTCTGAAGAAAACATAACAAACACAAAATCCACATTTACCATGATTTCGGGGACATCAATGTCTTGCCCGCATCTTAGCGGTATTGCAGCTTTGCTTAAAAGCGCCCATCCTGACTGGTCGCCCGCGGCTATAAAATCTGCTATCATGACTACTGCTGATATAGTAAACCTTGAAGGCAAGCCAATTATGAATCACCATCTTCTTCCAGCTGATCTGTTTGCTGTTGGTGCGGGCCATGTTAACCCATCAAAAGCAAATGATCCTGGACTTGTTTACGACATCAGCCATGATGATTACGTTCGTTATTTATGTGGCAAGAATTACACAGATCAACAGATAGAAGGAATTGTGGATCATGATGTGCAATGCTCAAAAGTGTCAAGTATAGCTGAAGCAGAGCTAAATTATCCTTCATTTTCCGTCAAATTGGGGTCAAGTCCTCAGACATATAATAGAACCGTCACAAACGTTGGCCAGGATAACTCATTCTACACTCATCATATCATTGTGCCAGAAGGAGTAAAGATTATTGTACAACCTGATAAGATATCTTTCACAGAAAAGAATCAGAAGGCAACGTACTCTGTGACATTTATTAGAGATCAAATCTCTAATGCATCTTGTGTCCAAGGATATCTGAGTTGGGTTTCCGCTACGCACACTGTGAGAAGCCCTATTGCTATCGGTTTTGAATGA
- the LOC102630857 gene encoding uncharacterized protein LOC102630857 isoform X3 yields the protein MSLRCRRLSSRVSCVFLALCMFLNSLPGLVLAAVVTLDSIKIYKTHEWLDNKPTVYFKCQGENKKILPDVKEKNTTYVFKGEESWQPLTEFLGTKCKRCGLYEEDTFNSDDVFDEWEFCPGDFADNDGKYIRKTKKEFDATFLCPKCKSGRTAYKYWQKKKRQQDQARFLKLFEDGDEIEDELGLGTVI from the exons ATGTCGCTTCGGTGTCGTCGGCTGAGCTCGCGCGTTTCTTGTGTATTCCTCGCGCTTTGCATGTTCCTCAACAGCTTGCCag GATTGGTATTAGCGGCAGTTGTAACATTGGATtcgataaaaatatataaaacacacgAGTGGTTAGATAATAAACCGACAGTTTATTTCAAGTGTCAAGGGGAGAACAAGAAGATTCTACCAGATGTCAAGGAGAAAAATACAACCTATGTTTTCAAAGGCGAAGAATCTTGGCAG CCTCTGACGGAATTTCTGGGGACAAAATGCAAGCGATGTGGGTTGTATGAGGAGGACACGTTTAATTCAGATGATGTGTTTGATGAATGGGAGTTTTGTCCTGGTGATTTTGCAGATAATGATGGGAAATATATTCGAAAAACAAAGAAGGAATTCGATGCTACTTTTCTGTGTCCCAAGTGCAAGTCTGGAAGAACTG CATACAAGTACtggcagaagaagaagaggcaACAGGATCAGGCTCGTTTTCTAAAGCTATTTGAAGATGGGGATGAGATTGAGGATGAATTAGGCCTTGGTACTGTAATATGA
- the LOC102630857 gene encoding uncharacterized protein LOC102630857 isoform X2 yields the protein MSLRCRRLSSRVSCVFLALCMFLNSLPGLVLAAVVTLDSIKIYKTHEWLDNKPTVYFKCQGENKKILPDVKEKNTTYVFKGEESWQPLTEFLGTKCKRCGLYEEDTFNSDDVFDEWEFCPGDFADNDGKYIRKTKKEFDATFLCPKCKSGRTESDTHVGRKGMHVAIIVLISLLASIVTAIVLVAAYKYWQKKKRQQDQARFLKLFEDGDEIEDELGLGTVI from the exons ATGTCGCTTCGGTGTCGTCGGCTGAGCTCGCGCGTTTCTTGTGTATTCCTCGCGCTTTGCATGTTCCTCAACAGCTTGCCag GATTGGTATTAGCGGCAGTTGTAACATTGGATtcgataaaaatatataaaacacacgAGTGGTTAGATAATAAACCGACAGTTTATTTCAAGTGTCAAGGGGAGAACAAGAAGATTCTACCAGATGTCAAGGAGAAAAATACAACCTATGTTTTCAAAGGCGAAGAATCTTGGCAG CCTCTGACGGAATTTCTGGGGACAAAATGCAAGCGATGTGGGTTGTATGAGGAGGACACGTTTAATTCAGATGATGTGTTTGATGAATGGGAGTTTTGTCCTGGTGATTTTGCAGATAATGATGGGAAATATATTCGAAAAACAAAGAAGGAATTCGATGCTACTTTTCTGTGTCCCAAGTGCAAGTCTGGAAGAACTG AGTCGGACACACATGTTGGAAGGAAGGGAATGCATGTAGCTATAATTGTATTGATCAGCTTACTGGCTTCAATTGTTACTGCAATTGTGTTGGTGGCAGCATACAAGTACtggcagaagaagaagaggcaACAGGATCAGGCTCGTTTTCTAAAGCTATTTGAAGATGGGGATGAGATTGAGGATGAATTAGGCCTTGGTACTGTAATATGA
- the LOC102630857 gene encoding uncharacterized protein LOC102630857 isoform X1 — MSLRCRRLSSRVSCVFLALCMFLNSLPGLVLAAVVTLDSIKIYKTHEWLDNKPTVYFKCQGENKKILPDVKEKNTTYVFKGEESWQPLTEFLGTKCKRCGLYEEDTFNSDDVFDEWEFCPGDFADNDGKYIRKTKKEFDATFLCPKCKSGRTVFVNSNSESDTHVGRKGMHVAIIVLISLLASIVTAIVLVAAYKYWQKKKRQQDQARFLKLFEDGDEIEDELGLGTVI; from the exons ATGTCGCTTCGGTGTCGTCGGCTGAGCTCGCGCGTTTCTTGTGTATTCCTCGCGCTTTGCATGTTCCTCAACAGCTTGCCag GATTGGTATTAGCGGCAGTTGTAACATTGGATtcgataaaaatatataaaacacacgAGTGGTTAGATAATAAACCGACAGTTTATTTCAAGTGTCAAGGGGAGAACAAGAAGATTCTACCAGATGTCAAGGAGAAAAATACAACCTATGTTTTCAAAGGCGAAGAATCTTGGCAG CCTCTGACGGAATTTCTGGGGACAAAATGCAAGCGATGTGGGTTGTATGAGGAGGACACGTTTAATTCAGATGATGTGTTTGATGAATGGGAGTTTTGTCCTGGTGATTTTGCAGATAATGATGGGAAATATATTCGAAAAACAAAGAAGGAATTCGATGCTACTTTTCTGTGTCCCAAGTGCAAGTCTGGAAGAACTG TGTTTGTAAATTCTAATTCAGAGTCGGACACACATGTTGGAAGGAAGGGAATGCATGTAGCTATAATTGTATTGATCAGCTTACTGGCTTCAATTGTTACTGCAATTGTGTTGGTGGCAGCATACAAGTACtggcagaagaagaagaggcaACAGGATCAGGCTCGTTTTCTAAAGCTATTTGAAGATGGGGATGAGATTGAGGATGAATTAGGCCTTGGTACTGTAATATGA
- the LOC102630355 gene encoding uncharacterized protein LOC102630355 isoform X1, whose protein sequence is MLILFATPILCFRAGEIMANAIALLSCNTVVLAAQQRPQRRAKKLKKPNTKQNNKNSTSTSSSVGFGIEKMEPLWRCVQGCGACCKLDKGPDFATPEEIFDDPSDVELYRSLIGPDGWCINYEKSTRKCSIYPERPYFCRVEPAVFQSLYGINKKKFNKEACNCCSDTIKAIYGSRSKELDTFNCAICSSDSSC, encoded by the exons atgctAATTTTGTTTGCCACCCCAATCCTCTGTTTTCGAGCAGGAGAAATAATGGCCAACGCCATAGCTCTGCTTTCTTGCAACACCGTTGTCTTAGCGGCTCAACAACGGCCACAGCGTAGAGCTAAGAAGCTGAAGAAGCccaacacaaaacaaaacaacaagAACAGCACCAGCACCAGCAGTAGCGTCGGGTTTGGTATCGAGAAAATGGAGCCTTTATGGCGGTGCGTCCAAGGTTGTGGTGCTTGCTGCAAGCTTGACAAGGGTCCTGATTTTGCCACCCCTGAGGAAATTTTTGATGACCCTTCTGATGTTGAG cTTTACAGAAGCTTAATAGGTCCAGATGGGTGGTGCATAAACTATGAGAAAAGCACACGCAAGTGCTCCATTTACCCTG aaCGTCCATATTTTTGCCGAGTGGAACCAGCTGTGTTTCAGTCACTGTATGGAATTAACAAGAAGAAGTTTAACAAGGAAGCTTGCAA TTGCTGCAGTGATACCATCAAGGCAATATACGGTTCACGTTCCAAGGAATTAGATACTTTCAATTGCGCAATATGTAGCTCTGATTCTTCTTGCTGA